Proteins encoded in a region of the Spirochaetales bacterium genome:
- a CDS encoding leucine-rich repeat domain-containing protein — MKVKNIIMLGSLFLCTAFAVCGAELGDVNNDSSINIVDALLIAQYAVGLDPNGFDRTVADVDGDGSVTIVDTLLVARYFVGLITWPPTVAGTENIVNGDFADGTTHWTAGYYSPGAGSLSVDNGELHIGITDGGTETWNVQISQGGINIFSGTDYTFTFDARSVSPRTIEANVGMSEDPYTSYSASGPLSLSTSMTTYSFDFTASANDTTARVEFNCGLDANDVYIDNVSLIGGSGPEPPEQTLIDFTDPILEAAIRELIDIPEGPIYNTDVYTIGSIDLSHLYINDINGLEHFSGLSNLLLNNNWYPIDLAPIENLTDMRKLNIATNHLIDITPIANMTNLTNLNIIVNQISDITPLANMTKMTELLCHFNDIVDITPLANLTNLTYLTLNDNHIIDITPLANLTKVTYLDLYNNQISDITPLANLTNLSKLNLCGNPINDITALGYLKKMTKLVLNVGTLEDISPLANCTSLTSLNLKNNNISDITPLVNLVNNLKVLSLVGNPLDASAEAVINLMRENGVQVDIRQEYFDSL; from the coding sequence ATGAAAGTCAAAAACATTATTATGTTGGGCTCGTTGTTTTTATGCACAGCCTTCGCCGTATGCGGGGCCGAACTGGGAGATGTGAATAACGATTCATCGATCAACATTGTCGACGCGCTTCTTATCGCCCAGTATGCCGTGGGGCTGGATCCGAACGGATTCGACCGGACCGTCGCCGATGTCGATGGAGACGGTTCCGTAACCATTGTCGACACCCTTCTTGTCGCCCGGTATTTCGTCGGGTTGATAACCTGGCCGCCCACTGTCGCGGGTACGGAAAATATCGTTAACGGTGATTTCGCCGACGGAACCACGCATTGGACCGCCGGTTATTATTCGCCCGGGGCGGGAAGTCTTTCGGTCGATAACGGCGAACTTCACATCGGTATAACCGACGGTGGTACCGAAACATGGAACGTTCAGATCAGCCAGGGGGGCATCAATATATTCAGCGGAACGGATTACACATTTACTTTCGATGCACGAAGCGTTTCACCGAGAACAATCGAAGCGAATGTCGGCATGTCCGAAGATCCGTATACCAGCTATTCCGCATCGGGTCCTTTGAGTTTATCGACGTCCATGACAACCTATTCATTCGACTTTACCGCTTCGGCGAACGATACCACGGCGCGGGTCGAGTTCAATTGCGGTCTCGACGCGAATGATGTCTATATCGACAATGTGAGTTTAATCGGGGGCTCCGGTCCGGAACCGCCCGAACAAACACTCATCGATTTCACCGACCCCATTCTCGAAGCGGCAATCCGGGAGCTAATCGATATACCTGAGGGACCGATCTACAATACCGATGTGTACACAATAGGCAGTATCGACCTGAGCCACCTGTATATCAACGATATAAATGGTCTGGAACATTTCAGCGGGTTGTCAAACCTGCTTCTCAATAATAACTGGTACCCGATCGATCTTGCACCCATAGAAAACCTGACCGATATGAGGAAACTCAATATCGCCACCAATCACCTGATCGATATCACTCCCATTGCGAACATGACCAATCTGACAAACCTCAATATTATCGTCAATCAGATTAGCGATATCACCCCGCTTGCGAACATGACCAAAATGACGGAACTTCTCTGTCACTTCAACGACATCGTCGATATTACCCCCCTTGCAAACCTTACGAATCTGACGTACCTAACCCTCAATGACAATCATATTATCGATATTACACCACTGGCAAACCTGACAAAGGTGACGTATCTCGACCTTTACAACAATCAGATATCCGACATCACGCCGCTTGCGAATCTCACCAATCTGTCGAAACTGAACCTTTGCGGTAACCCGATAAACGATATTACCGCTCTGGGATACCTGAAAAAGATGACAAAACTCGTTCTGAATGTCGGGACACTCGAGGATATCTCGCCGCTAGCAAACTGTACCAGCCTGACATCCCTGAACCTCAAAAACAACAATATAAGCGATATCACTCCCCTGGTGAATCTCGTTAACAATTTGAAGGTGCTTTCCCTTGTCGGCAATCCATTGGATGCCTCAGCAGAAGCCGTCATCAATTTAATGAGGGAAAACGGGGTACAGGTCGATATCAGGCAGGAATATTTCGATTCGTTGTAG
- a CDS encoding response regulator — protein MMMKTRVLVAEDNIDHLELLSDALSEENEVMGTDSREGCMELLEKHSFDLVVLDYNLKKDFSGFDILREITLKYPYLPVIMVTAYGNEDLAVKVMKIGAKDYIRKTLDNNYIDRIVGNVRTLVQRKDRADYKKVKKNALSFLREHEDDFIDRWKESIHSSEERFDVSHDLRLSDELLRLCYRAFITDIEKDQLNETLAVFKKNIEQQEKKERLLIGFELLNMTFKEIVHSLLIKEFSNFFDFGSTLMEQINWIIDVNEIVLNKEYEKIIDDVVEEVKEQENFSARSDLILNLKSRLSDSLAVIEKKSREIAVNTGKAHEKTVSEIIGQVKKITSVIEAFENECASHLADDRNKRKKGKNRG, from the coding sequence ATGATGATGAAAACAAGGGTACTTGTTGCAGAGGACAATATCGACCATCTCGAACTTCTTTCGGATGCGCTTTCGGAAGAAAACGAGGTCATGGGAACGGACAGCAGGGAAGGCTGCATGGAGCTGCTCGAAAAGCACAGCTTCGATCTGGTCGTACTCGATTACAATCTCAAAAAGGATTTTTCAGGGTTCGATATTCTGAGGGAAATAACCCTGAAATACCCGTACCTTCCGGTTATTATGGTCACCGCCTATGGAAACGAAGATCTCGCCGTCAAGGTCATGAAAATCGGTGCCAAGGATTATATTCGAAAGACGCTCGACAACAACTATATCGACCGGATCGTCGGCAACGTGCGCACCCTGGTGCAGCGAAAGGACAGGGCGGATTATAAAAAGGTAAAAAAGAACGCGCTGTCCTTTCTCCGTGAGCACGAAGACGATTTCATCGACCGGTGGAAAGAGAGTATCCATTCGAGCGAGGAACGTTTCGATGTGTCGCACGATCTTCGGCTTTCGGACGAGCTGCTTCGCCTCTGCTACCGGGCCTTTATAACGGATATCGAGAAGGATCAACTCAACGAAACGCTCGCCGTGTTCAAAAAGAATATCGAACAACAGGAAAAAAAGGAGCGGCTTCTTATAGGGTTCGAGTTGTTGAACATGACCTTCAAGGAGATCGTCCACAGCCTTCTCATCAAGGAGTTTTCGAATTTTTTCGATTTCGGCTCAACCCTGATGGAACAAATCAACTGGATCATCGATGTGAATGAAATCGTACTCAACAAGGAATACGAGAAGATAATCGACGATGTCGTCGAAGAAGTGAAGGAGCAGGAGAACTTCTCGGCGCGGTCCGATCTTATCCTGAATCTCAAAAGCCGGCTGAGCGATTCGCTGGCCGTCATCGAGAAGAAATCGCGTGAAATAGCCGTCAACACCGGAAAGGCGCACGAAAAAACGGTTTCGGAGATCATCGGCCAGGTAAAAAAGATAACATCGGTCATCGAAGCCTTCGAGAATGAATGCGCCAGTCATCTGGCCGATGACAGGAATAAACGGAAAAAGGGAAAGAACAGGGGATAA
- a CDS encoding tetratricopeptide repeat protein: protein MKTVLILSVIGLFFVYPAPARADSRKAMEPNGAGYEAYCRKDYEKALGFFQKAMEEDPASVYPYHNAACVLALTYTSHRSEKISDIIAYLEKTLELDKSRIEKILEDGDLDAVRSEPAFIDFMLSGRGFNDEFYSMSASDYCPNYEFVFTDTGFVMMTVRISADTERWTRTGRYALRGGDIILYVAGYTDVQPVERCVWNEGGITREDDFLWGKMIDGRPDLEAEGFLLSDRVCPCVR, encoded by the coding sequence ATGAAAACAGTACTGATATTATCCGTTATCGGTTTGTTTTTCGTCTATCCGGCCCCTGCCCGCGCCGATTCACGCAAGGCAATGGAACCAAACGGGGCGGGCTACGAAGCGTATTGCCGGAAAGACTATGAGAAGGCCCTTGGATTTTTTCAAAAAGCCATGGAAGAAGACCCCGCCTCCGTCTATCCTTATCATAACGCGGCATGCGTGCTCGCGCTGACCTATACTTCTCATCGGTCTGAAAAAATTTCCGACATTATCGCGTATCTCGAAAAAACCCTGGAACTCGACAAAAGCAGGATAGAAAAGATTCTCGAAGACGGGGATCTTGATGCCGTCCGCAGCGAACCGGCGTTCATCGATTTCATGCTTTCGGGCCGCGGATTCAACGATGAGTTCTACTCGATGAGCGCAAGCGATTATTGTCCAAATTACGAGTTCGTTTTCACCGATACGGGCTTCGTCATGATGACCGTCCGGATTTCCGCCGATACCGAACGATGGACGAGAACGGGCCGCTATGCCCTGAGAGGCGGCGATATCATCCTCTACGTGGCCGGATACACGGACGTACAGCCAGTCGAACGATGTGTCTGGAACGAAGGCGGCATCACGCGCGAAGACGATTTTTTGTGGGGGAAAATGATCGACGGCCGGCCGGATCTCGAAGCGGAAGGTTTTCTGCTGAGTGATAGAGTATGTCCCTGCGTCCGATAG